Proteins encoded by one window of Swingsia samuiensis:
- a CDS encoding M14 family metallopeptidase has product MSCKAGQKHLPVRVRYPQLQENLPGCGRPAFPTNVRLSLPDMSAWEKTNSGVSGVIVFDSGKDGPDLVITGLVHGNEFAGGHALENLRKKNPFPQSGRLTLIAANLKAFKKFDITNPIRARYLDEDLNRLWSNDRLRSVSSSFELNRAKELLPFIERADLLLDLHSTLWPSDPLFITPNNIRSIDLAKSIAVEENDKPVILIDWMHQSGSRLIEHVKFTSPSGTGRACLLEAGLHWEVNTVLVMEKVINELLKKYYKIHFGEEQKEENKNTQMIITTDSIKALSSNFNFIETWVGNTCIPKAGTIIARDGDDLIQTPYDDCFLIIPNLRPQRGQLAVRLARRTAF; this is encoded by the coding sequence GTTCGGGTACGGTACCCTCAATTACAAGAAAATTTGCCTGGATGTGGTCGACCTGCTTTTCCTACCAATGTTCGTCTTTCTTTGCCGGATATGTCTGCTTGGGAAAAAACTAATAGTGGCGTATCTGGAGTTATTGTCTTCGATTCCGGGAAAGATGGCCCTGATTTGGTTATTACGGGTCTAGTCCATGGAAATGAATTTGCCGGAGGACATGCCCTTGAGAACTTAAGGAAAAAAAATCCATTCCCTCAATCTGGGCGTTTAACTTTAATAGCCGCTAATTTAAAAGCTTTTAAGAAATTTGATATTACAAACCCAATTCGTGCACGATATTTAGATGAAGATTTAAATCGATTATGGTCCAATGATCGTCTTCGTAGCGTATCGTCTTCATTTGAATTAAATCGCGCAAAAGAATTATTACCTTTTATTGAAAGAGCTGATCTTTTACTCGACCTTCATTCTACATTATGGCCATCTGATCCACTATTTATTACTCCTAATAATATAAGATCAATTGATTTAGCGAAGTCTATTGCAGTTGAAGAGAATGATAAACCAGTCATTTTAATAGATTGGATGCATCAAAGCGGATCTAGACTGATCGAACATGTAAAGTTTACCTCTCCTTCAGGGACAGGAAGAGCTTGCTTATTAGAGGCAGGATTGCATTGGGAAGTTAATACTGTTTTGGTGATGGAGAAAGTTATTAATGAGCTTTTAAAAAAGTATTATAAAATCCATTTTGGAGAAGAACAAAAAGAAGAAAATAAAAATACTCAGATGATTATTACAACGGATAGCATAAAAGCTCTGAGTAGCAACTTTAATTTTATAGAAACGTGGGTAGGAAATACTTGCATTCCAAAAGCCGGCACAATCATTGCTCGTGATGGAGATGATCTAATCCAAACACCTTATGATGATTGTTTCTTAATTATCCCTAATTTGCGTCCTCAACGAGGTCAATTAGCAGTACGTCTCGCAAGACGTACTGCATTTTAA